The following are from one region of the Salvia splendens isolate huo1 chromosome 2, SspV2, whole genome shotgun sequence genome:
- the LOC121775514 gene encoding ankyrin repeat-containing protein At5g02620-like produces the protein MESSSAGQTPYISSPVGQTPRKKMTKQLTGKRDDSALHSAARAGNVMAIQDMIEDIAEEDLIEVLSKENWAGETALYVAAEYGYHELVRELIQFYDLAAAGIKAKNGFDALHIAAKQGDLEVVKVLMEAYPELSMTVDIANTTALHTAATQGRIEVVDYFLESECSLATIAKSNGKTALHSAARNGHVHVVDALLSKEPRITTRMDKKGQTALHMAAKGQNLDVVALLIRADASTINMVDSKGNTPLHIAARKGRDQIVKFLLSRKETDTKVVNRSNETALDAAEKKEIASLLQGHGVLSARAINPQASELKKTVSDIKHEVHNQLEHTRQTRKRVQGIAKRLNKMHVEGLNNAINSTTVVAVLIATVAFAAIFTVPGQFVDDPNDIPPGHSLGEANIAPRVAFLVFFVVDSIALFISLAVVVVQTSVVVIESKAKKQMMAIINKLMWVACVMVSVAYLALSFVVVGDRERWLAVLVTIVGTTIMATTLGTMCYWVVMHRIESKNKRMVRKMALASRSRSGTLSVLLSDGEVADGEFDKMYAI, from the exons ATGGAGAGTTCATCGGCAGGGCAGACTCCGTACATATCATCACCGGTGGGGCAGACTCCGAGGAAGAAGATGACGAAGCAGCTGACGGGGAAGCGCGACGACTCGGCGCTTCACTCGGCCGCGCGAGCGGGGAATGTGATGGCAATACAAGATATGATCGAGGACATTGCCGAGGAGGATCTGATTGAGGTTTTATCCAAGGAGAATTGGGCGGGCGAGACGGCCTTGTACGTGGCCGCTGAGTACGGCTACCACGAGCTCGTCAGGGAGTTGATTCAGTTCTACGATCTGGCCGCGGCCGGAATCAAGGCCAAGAACGGTTTCGACGCCCTCCATATTGCCGCCAAACAGGGCGATTTGGAGGTTGTGAAGGTGCTCATGGAGGCGTATCCGGAGCTGTCTATGACGGTCGACATAGCCAACACGACTGCGCTGCACACCGCGGCCACGCAAGGCCGGATTGAGGTGGTCGATTATTTCTTGGAATCGGAGTGCAGCCTCGCTACTATAGCTAAGAGTAATGGGAAAACGGCATTGCACTCTGCGGCTAGAAACGGGCACGTTCATGTCGTCGATGCCCTCCTTAGTAAGGAGCCCAGGATCACCACTCGCATGGATAAGAAGGGCCAGACCGCGCTCCACATGGCTGCCAAGGGCCAAAACCTAGACGTCGTGGCGTTGCTCATCAGGGCCGACGCCTCCACCATTAACATGGTTGATAGTAAGGGCAACACCCCCCTGCACATCGCTGCCCGCAAGGGCAGGGACCAG ATCGTCAAGTTTTTGCTGAGCCGTAAGGAGACGGACACGAAAGTGGTGAACCGGTCCAACGAGACAGCGTTGGACGCAGCAGAGAAGAAGGAGATCGCATCACTGCTGCAGGGACACGGGGTGCTAAGCGCGCGGGCCATAAACCCACAGGCGTCAGAGCTGAAGAAGACAGTGAGCGACATAAAGCACGAGGTGCACAACCAGCTGGAGCACACAAGGCAGACGCGGAAGCGCGTGCAGGGAATCGCGAAACGCCTCAACAAGATGCACGTAGAGGGGCTAAACAACGCAATCAACTCAACCACGGTGGTGGCCGTGCTGATCGCCACGGTGGCGTTCGCGGCAATCTTCACGGTGCCAGGGCAGTTCGTGGACGACCCGAACGACATCCCGCCAGGGCACTCTCTCGGGGAGGCGAACATCGCGCCCAGGGTGGCGTTCCTGGTGTTCTTCGTGGTGGACTCGATCGCGCTGTTCATATCactggcggtggtggtggtgcagaCGTCGGTGGTGGTGATAGAGAGCAAGGCAAAGAAGCAGATGATGGCGATCATAAACAAGCTGATGTGGGTGGCGTGCGTGATGGTGTCGGTGGCGTACTTGGCGCTGTCGTTTGTGGTGGTCGGGGACAGGGAGAGATGGCTGGCGGTGTTGGTGACGATAGTCGGGACGACGATCATGGCCACGACATTGGGGACGATGTGTTACTGGGTGGTGATGCATAGGATTGAGAGCAAGAACAAAAGGATGGTTAGAAAAATGGCTCTAGCAAGTCGCTCCAGATCGGGAACTCTCTCCGTGCTGCTCTCCGATGGAGAGGTTGCTGATGGGGAATTCGATAAGATGTATGCAATTTGA